A DNA window from Caretta caretta isolate rCarCar2 chromosome 7, rCarCar1.hap1, whole genome shotgun sequence contains the following coding sequences:
- the SPCS1 gene encoding signal peptidase complex subunit 1, which translates to MGRSKAALLPASSASTFRPRTRSATAGVSTRASRSGREAAARETSPTFFSKAGAAASTSRAEAGSGSQDASEASPSQAGSVSEARASQGGAGNSEESSETGEAAGEVTSVAGTMLDVFGSIPTQMDYKGQKLAEQIFQGIILVSAVIGFICGYIAEQFGWTVYIVMAGFALSCLLTLPPWPMYRRNPLKWLPVQESGTEDKKPAERKLKRHTKS; encoded by the exons ATGGGGCGGAGCAAGGCCGCGCTGCTTCCGGCCAGCTCAGCGTCTACCTTCCGACCTCGGACCCGCTCCGCCACCGCCGGAGTGTCGACGCGGGCCAGCCGGTCCGGTAGGGAGGCTGCCGCCCGTGAGACCTCACCTACCTTTTTTTCCAAGGCCGGTGCAGCTGCCTCCACCTCACGGGCCGAGGCCGGCTCTGGCTCTCAGGACGCGTCTGAAGCCTCCCCTTCGCAGGCTGGGAGCGTTTCCGAGGCCCGCGCTTCGCAGGGCGGGGCGGGCAATTCCGAGGAGAGCAGCGAGACCGGGGAGGCAGCCGGCGAGGTGACTTCCGTCGCTGGCACCATGCTGGACGTATTcggctccatccccacccagatG GACTACAAGGGTCAAAAACTAGCAGAACAGATTTTTCAAGGGATCATTCTTGTTTCTGCG GTAATTGGTTTTATCTGTGGCTACATTGCTGAACAGTTTGGTTGGACTGTCTATATAGTTATGGCTGGGTTTGCTTTATCGTGCCTG CTAACACTCCCTCCATGGCCTATGTACCGCCGCAATCCTCTGAAATGGCTACCTGTCCAAGAGTCGGGAACAGAAGATAAGAAGCCAGCAGAGAGAAAACTGAAAAGGCATACTAAAAGTTGA